DNA from Granulicella arctica:
GACGAACTTCTTTGCGGTGGTGCAGCTGACGCAAGCTCTGCTGCCGTTGCTGCAACAGAGCGAAGCGGGACGGATTGTGAATCTGTCGAGCATTCTCGGGTCGAATACGTTGCATGCGACGCCGGGATCGCCGATCTACGATGCGAAGACGTTTGCGTATGACTCATCGAAGGCGGCGCTGAACTCGTTTACGATCCATCTGGCGCATGAGCTGAAGGATACGAAGATCAAGGTGAACTCGGCTCATCCGGGCTGGGTGAAGACGGATATGGGCGGCGAGGGCGCTGTGATGGAGATCACCGATGGAGTGAAGACGGGCGTGGAGCTGGCGACGCTTGGTGAGGATGGTCCTACGGGCGGTTATTTCCATTTAGGGAAGGCTTTGCCCTGGTAGGTTTTTGCCAGCTAGCTGGTGAGCAGGCCGCGGGGTTTTATGTTTTCGCGGATGAAGGCGATGGTGGTTTCGAGCGGTGTCCCCGGGCCGAAGATGGCGGAGACGCCGCTTGCTTTTAAGCCCTCGACGTCTTGATCGGGGATGGTGCCGCCGAGGATGAGGAGGATGTCTTCGGCGTGCGCGGCCCGGAGGAGCTCGGTGATGCGGGGGACGATTGCGTTGTGGGCTCCGGAGAGGATGGAGAGGCCGATGCAGTCGACGTCTTCCTGGATGGCAGCGGAGACGATCATCTCGGGTGTTTGGCGGAGGCCGGTGTAGATGACTTCCATGCCGGCGTCGCGGAGGGCGCGGGCGATGATCTTGGCGCC
Protein-coding regions in this window:
- a CDS encoding SDR family oxidoreductase, with protein sequence MSKQAKVALITGANKGLGLETARQLGKLGITVLLGARDKTKGEAAAAELKREGIDARAITLDVDSPSDIAEVADKIAAEFGQLDILVNNAAVMVDARTGNETSTTSGEVLRTTFRTNFFAVVQLTQALLPLLQQSEAGRIVNLSSILGSNTLHATPGSPIYDAKTFAYDSSKAALNSFTIHLAHELKDTKIKVNSAHPGWVKTDMGGEGAVMEITDGVKTGVELATLGEDGPTGGYFHLGKALPW
- a CDS encoding cobalamin B12-binding domain-containing protein; protein product: MANTPIRVLVAKPGLDGHDRGAKIIARALRDAGMEVIYTGLRQTPEMIVSAAIQEDVDCIGLSILSGAHNAIVPRITELLRAAHAEDILLILGGTIPDQDVEGLKASGVSAIFGPGTPLETTIAFIRENIKPRGLLTS